A genomic window from Salvia splendens isolate huo1 chromosome 11, SspV2, whole genome shotgun sequence includes:
- the LOC121754232 gene encoding high mobility group B protein 7-like, producing the protein MAGGAASSNASRQRKRVEAESASLKRARDGSAFTKCEECHKDVAVALISFHNCSLDAKIKMNLESQVVEMAETKKKASAEKKKTKQTDSKPKKAKNPNGKKRPPTAFFLFMNDFRKSFKEANPDCKSVATVAKEGGEKWKSMNDDEKKVYTDRAAELKAEYQKASEAENEQDDDDSTENEVKDDATEDEVKDDAAEDEAKDDATEKEVKDDAAEDEVKDETKETSEKEIKDDIIDEEIK; encoded by the exons ATGGCGGGCGGCGCAGCATCATCCAACGCCTCGAGACagaggaagagagtggaggCTGAATCCGCCTCTCTCAAACGCGCTAGAGACGGCAGCGCCTTTACCAAATG CGAGGAATGCCACAAGGATGTGGCGGTAGCTTTGATTAGCTTCCACAACTGTAGCCTTGATGCTAAGATTAAGATGAATTTAG AGTCTCAGGTTGTGGAAATGGCTGAGACGAAGAAGAAGGCATCAGCAGAGAA AAAGAAGACAAAACAAACTGATTCGAAGCCAAAGAAGGCCAAAAATCCAAACGGGAAGAAGCGGCCTCCCACTGCTTTCTTCTTGTTCAT GAATGACTTTAGGAAATCGTTCAAGGAGGCTAATCCTGACTGCAAGAGTGTTGCCACG gTTGCAAAGGAAGGTGGTGAGAAGTGGAAATCAATGAATGATGAT GAGAAGAAAGTGTATACTGATAGAGCTGCAGAGCTTAAAGCAGAGTATCAAAAGGCATCTGAAGCTGAAAATGAGCAA gATGATGATGACTCAACTGAAAATGAGGTCAAGGATGATGCAACTGAAGATGAGGTCAAGGATGATGCAGCTGAAGATGAGGCTAAGGATGATGCAACTGAAAAAGAGGTCAAGGATGATGCAGCTGAAGATGAGGTCAAGGATGAAACAAAGGAGACATCTGAGAAAGAGATTAAGGATGATATAATTGATGAAGAGATCAAATAG